tccattttaatttcattctTTAGACGAGGGTTAATTCTCTTCTTCCTTGCATTTCTCTATAATGTCATGTTTTGTTTGAACCAACAATGGAACATGTGTGATCCAATACATAATAATGAAGAGAAGAATAAACATTATGGATTTATGGTCAAACCGAAAATGGAAGGACATACATGAATTTATGTAATAAATCAAGAATATATAAGAATAATCGAATATAATCGAAATTGATTTTACCTATACTTGGTGTCCAGGGAGCTTCGTTATCATCATGAGCAAATGAAATAAAATGTTCACAAAacaaaaattgagagaaaatacgAAACTTGATTTTAGACGTTTGTTTATTAGAATTAAGTTTTGTTACAATTCATATACGTCTAGTAACTAACTTAAGCATTTAAGAGATCTAGTTTATGATCTgatattagagtttaatttttattattttattttttaaataaagatagaATTTCAGtacgattttttttaaaattatttaaactaaaaGATTGATAGTCTTTATAAGTATAAGataatcattattttttttcttatttttcatattagttttttcatgaattagatctacttaatttttaattaatatattattagaataaagttaaaaaattttaccGTTGGACCACCAAATGTGAGAGGATATAAAGCTCcacattttctaaaaatatttttcccaCGAATTTCAACTCTAATTTCTAtactttttaataatatttttttattagggtAATTTTGTAAAAGTAATATAAACTTGATCTatgtttttgtaatttttaataatatatactaaagGGTTTCGTTTGTAGGTGtttatccaaatttttttaaattatcttattttcaaattaactttcaaaagaaataaactcTAACTTTTGCttagatataaaattaatttatgtttagatttagaaaaaatctaaaaaaccaaCTATAATATAAACCAACTCAAGTCgaccttcttttatttttaattttaaaattttaaaaatgaagataatgagaattttttttataactaatcagTTTTTCAATTAATTGATTCTATTTAGCTATATTCTTAATTAATTTCTTAGCAGAATTCTTAGATTTAATACTATAAGACCTCTACTAAAAGATGAAAACTGCTTGCTGCAGCCATGTaggttttaaaatatcttatgaaGGCAACTTACTTTGGCCCATTTTATTCAAATGTTAATGATTTTTAAAGCTTTttagctctttattttatgagataaatatttaatttggtaTCTGAATTTGCATACGAATTTTAATTaagttcttaaaattttaattatctctatttagtttttaaattttacaaatgtAATTCATGTTCGTTTTTAGGATAATTTTCGACACATAAACATTAACGAAATACTGAGATAGATAGCTAGCTATAAAATAAAGTTGTTTTAGTTTTAGTAGTAAAATAGTCTAAAAAGAATATCATCAATAgtgtttattaaattttttttttaatacaagtGATACAGTGTTTTTCCTAGCTATTTGagtgtcaaaattaaaataatattatttacaaGTTCTAATGTGATATCTATCTATTTATGTCAGTGttctattaatatttttgtatatcaaaaattattttaaaaactaataatataaatcatatttataaaatttaatgacTAAATAgagacaattaaaattttataaattaaattgaatgacAGACAAGTTGTTgaactaaattaaatattaattattttttgttaatttaattagttacaaaagctttatctttatttctttttattatggtACTACCTTTTAGTTTTGCTTGATTTTCCTTGACAAGTTATATCattttacaaataataattaaaagttttaatttattttttaaataaaaatttaaatatggtaaaaattcaggtgcaatcgacttcacatgaagttgatatctgagaatcgttagatgatttgactaatttgactaaatttttatctaacagctcttaaatatcaacttcacgtgaaatcgactgcacctgagttttcaccttcaaatatatattatttttaaaataattttttatttaaaccaTAACTAGTCTGTATTATTTATCTACCTACTTGCTGATTGATGTTATTTGCTACAATATGTTTTGACCATGGGTCATGCTGAACAAATTGTCTCCTATCTAATAGATGTAAACTCCTATTAAATGTCATGTAATGATAAAACATTTGGTTATATCTAACTtgttatatatattgattttaaaactactaaaaaaaaaaacagtttctTATTAGAATGTATTAGGAAGAAGCATTTATTGGGTACATACAAGTACCAACTTAGTCCACAGAAATATAATGTTACTAAATCTTATTTTCGGTATCTTGTCATGAATAGTGCTTCTACAAACTTGGTAAATGTTATAGTTCGTATCACATGCATTTTATgcctaatttattaaaataaataaataaataatatataataatttttaaatattttattatttatttttaaaaataagttaaacaatttaaatatcataataaaaaatactataaaattacaaattttttcttatattttatttctcactttttctttcttttattttcttcttttttctatcTTAATTTATTTATGGTATATATGCCAAATTAGTATGTTTATTTTAACCAATAAtgtacacaaaaaattaattattatattaattacctATATAAAATTTAACTGtacaatatatacaaaaaaaaccaAATTAGTCGTAAGTAAAaaattatatgttaaaatatataatacatataaaaagtaaattaaacaacatataaatttttatacaaatatataatgaggaatttaataattaatttttagtgtgtatataatatttttatattttaaaataattcatGAATTAacagttaatatatatatatatatatatatatatatatatatatatatatagttaaatatttattatgaatttaggTTATCCATAAGTAAAAAGCTATAACTAGGCGTACAGTCGTACAGAGGTTGAGGATAAACATGTTTTCAAGCTGCATCATTTTGTAAAGAAAATGCTATTTCAAACCATTTTTGAAGTCGTTGAAATATTGGTTCGGATAACCTAATTATGaaaattatttgttttatatgTTTCATGtggattttatatttctttttttaaaattgttaaaaaatttaaaatattaaaatataaaaatattatatacacaaaaaaattagttattacatcAGTCGTtatatatataacttattttttataaatattttatattttaatatatattatataaaaaaatactagatgatcattgtaatttattattatttgctaTCATTTTTAGTTATGaccctaatttttttaatttaataatatattttaattcatatttttaaatattgatagcTAATTAacgagaaaaaataataaattttaataatcacaTAACATTCTtcgtattttatattaattttgttattttttttttttatatcattcTTGATATACATTAGGGGAAATTTTTTGGTGACAAAGATAATGGTGTTTAAAAGTGACCAAAGATTGACCCACAAATTAAAAGTTAACATGTAGAATGATTGATTATAGTAAGAAATATTTTAGAAATATGCTTTTGTGAATTACTTTAAAAATGGAAAAAGCTAAGTTatagaaaaagatatatataaatgcatggaaggaaaaaaaaagaaataaaaaaaatgtgaagttaataaaaatgagattttttatttaaattaattaaataaatattttatttattaaaataaataattataaaaattattataaaaatacgtCTTTCAATCTTATCTCGtttatttacactgtaaacgatataattatgaatatatttcgtttacactataaattaGATATATGGAATTTGAAAAAATACACCtatctcatttacagtataaataagatacattcataattattttgtttacaatgtaaacgagatgtgtgtatttgtaaatataaaaatataatttttaaaaataataaaaaatattaataatttaaattataccaaataCTTCAAATGAAACGTTTTAAATAATAGAGAAAATAGGCAGTTTCAAATAATAGGGAAGATGAACAGTTTCAAAATAACAATATTTTAAACGGACAGTTTAAAATTACGTGATAGATGCAGTCGcccattaattaattagttaattataacCGTTTATCTTCTTTGTTATTTTGAATAATTAGTTATAACCGTTTATCTTCTTTGTTATTTTGAAATAGTCCATCTTCCCTATCATTCCGCCTATTTCCTCTATTATTTGAAACGTTAAGTTTTAAGAGTTtggtgtaatttaatttattaatattttttattattttcaaaaatcatatttttatatttacaaatacacATATGACATATCTTGTTTACATGGTAAACGGATGATTTTAAATGTATCTTATTTATACGGTAAACAAATTAagtgtattttttttcaaatttcatatatatcatttacaatataaataaaatatatttataattatatcgtATACAGTATAAATaaacaagataagattaaaaGACGTATTTTTGTagtgatttttataattatttattccaataaataaaatatttatttaatttatttaaataaatcccATTTTTATTAACTTCgcagctttttttatttttttttcctttcatgtatttatattttttttttataacttagtttttatttttatttttaatgtaattcacaaaagcatatttttagaatgttttttattatattcaatcATTTCACATATCAACTTTTAATTTGTAGGTCAATTTTTAGTCAGTTTTAGACACCATTATCTTAGTCACCAAAATACTCTCCATACATTAGATCTGCAAATTCAGTGAACAATGAAGCAGGCGCAGCCAGCATATAACaaactttatttttctctttattaatCATTTCCATTTCCAAAAATAAATCTCAGATGGTCACAAATCGCGGCACGTCTACCTGGACGCACAGACAACGAAATCAAGAACTTCTGGAACTCCACGGTGAAGAAAAGGTTAAAACTGAACAACAACTCAACTTCATCACCAAACAACACTGACTCATCAGAGCCTAATAGCATCAGGGACAACAACGTTGTCATGGGGACAACAACTTCTAGTAATAACAACGGTATCATGCACATCAatgaccatcatcatcatcatcaggatctCATGACCATGTCCATGTGCATGGACAACTCATCCTCATCAACATCATCGTCTACCATGCATACTCATCACCATGCCATGGTCTTTGGGGATCCCTTTTCCATGGtaaccaacaacaacaataatcattATGAGATGGCGACCGGTGTAGCCGGTTTTCATGGCGCGATTGCCGGTGATCTGCCATTAGGAAATAGTTTTCATGGCGGCGATTATGGGGGGATGTTGGATGAAGAGAGTACTGATAAAATGGGGTTAGAAAGCGACTTGTCCCTTCCTCCATTAGAAAGTAGTATTAGAAGCACTGaagagattattattattaatagcaACAATAATGCCTCCTCAATTGATGACATGAAAAGCCACAACAAccacttcaataataataataatactaataatgatAGTTGCTTCAATAACACCGATAATCAGGTTCTGAATAACAACAACTGCTCCAATGAAGAGGATTTGTTTGGGTTTGGAAATCATGGCCAAGTGGAAAACTTAAGAATGGGAGAATGGGACTTTGAGGGTTTGATGCAAGACATTTCCTATTTTCCTTCCCTTGATTTCCAAGTTTGAATCTCCACTTTTTGAAATTCataccatttctctttatctttatctttcctATTAAATAAACAATTCACTTAGCATAAGACATTCAATTCTTCAAAGTAAATAAGAAACTTTggctacccaaattttttttgttaagattcattaattgttgcaacacttaataaatattaaataatacaaGTTCTggctgtctttttttttttcttcttagcaTAACTATAATTCAAAATACTTGCTTCGATATCAATTAATTGTTCATtctaatttatcaaaaaaaaaaaatagaatgaataattaattaatatcaaaGAGAGTACAAAGAAAAACAAACCCTTTTTCTTGTTCATAAGCATTGCTTCTTCTTATTGGCCTTACAAAATTGTAGCCCAATACACCAATTTATCATAAGTTGTTCCTTAGATACAGCTTTCTGTTGAGAAAATTTATGCTGTGAATAGGGTGGTAGTTATAAGGGATTATTATTTCTTAATCACTTTTTTTTTGCACCCACttgatttaatttttccttgtgaAGTATGTAGATTTTGTGTCAATTTTCGGGAATACGTTTGTTGTTGCAATAATTCGAATGTTGTGATGGGGATGGAGTCAGAGGAAATGTGAATAGCAATTATTTAGAAAGGTCAAAGAGAATAAAGGTTAGTTGGAATTGTATGTAGCATTATGTTTTTACACAAAGAATAATAATGTGGCATAGTAGTGGAAGTTGTTATTTAGTGGCAGGTAAATGTACAAGATGATGTAAACACATCAATAAGTATCAAGTTTGAAActaattcctctctctctctctctcatataaATCAGTGCTTGTTAATAAATAATGTAGAATCTtccgaaaattaattaaatcagtGCTTGCTAATAAACATTTTTTGTCAGTGCTGGATAGATCAGTAAATCATTAACCAGAACGGTTCCATGACTGGCCCAATTCTCAGAATCTTGGGAATCGTATGGTTTCTTCTATCCTTTTGTTTGTCATTCAGAAGGGGTAGAGTCCATGAGATTCGTGTGGTTGATTTAGGTTTTTAATAAAACTATAGGTTCAGGCCAAAAATAAATATGGGTTtgggtttttgtttattttggtcCAGGAAAGAAAACATGATTATTATACAATGACCTAGAAGAAAAAAACTGCTTTTGAAGGCCAGAAAGGATAAAGGAAAAATATGATACCTGATTAGagttatttttagtttatattttatttttatgttttatttttattctttttaatttggcTTTAGGGTGATTTTGTTGTTAGTAGTATAATATTATTGTGGAACATTTTGATGAATCCCATCATGAGGAAAAATATTATATTCTTACTAGACTTTTTATGTTTTGACCAATGACTAGTTTCTTGACCACCTCAAAAATATACATaacattaatttaatttgatcttAAAAGTCTTTATTATTGATTTAGCTATTGAAAGATACATATATGCAGGCGTAACATCATTTTTAGTTCTAAGGGGAAAAAATTTACATCAATATAATTCTTCGGATATGTATTATCATTTTGAACTTAATCCTTTCAAAATATGCATGATATCAATATAGTTCTTGTTTGGTTGTAACGTTGGGGACAAAACTTATTTgagaataaagataaaagaaatcaATTTGAATTAGTTGAATGGTAAGCTCATTCATCGTCTTAAGCAAGTATCAATCATTCAAATTCAGTCTTATATTTATAGTAATTTATTGACTAACGACGGTAGATGTTTAATGGAGCTCATATCTGTAATGAATCAGAGTAGTCATTGGTTTGTCAAATCAAAGAATatcgtaaaaaataataaaaataaaagaaaatgaatttTGTATTGAAATGTAATTATAAAAGTACCTTTTATCAATAGTAAAAATAGACgcgaaaattattttgtatttggatataaaaatacatatataaaacatTTTTAGTAAAATTACATACCGATCATATTTATGTTTGAATAAAAACTTTACATTAAATCATAAtgtctttaaaaataattatataatattattgttcataccctgacccaatgtCAAaagcccaggtccaaataaaaggtCTAATCTGTaggattaagcctagctaagtaccgactttcacgtaagaagtcggtatcaaccacgacttgctctagagaagtcggacatgagattagctggcagataaacact
This region of Arachis hypogaea cultivar Tifrunner chromosome 8, arahy.Tifrunner.gnm2.J5K5, whole genome shotgun sequence genomic DNA includes:
- the LOC112707487 gene encoding uncharacterized protein translates to MVKEKSKNNGSKQRKGLWSPEEDEKLIRYMITKGEGCWSDIARNAGLERCGKSCRLRWINYLRPDLKRGAFSLQEEDLIIHLHSILGNRWSQIAARLPGRTDNEIKNFWNSTVKKRLKLNNNSTSSPNNTDSSEPNSIRDNNVVMGTTTSSNNNGIMHINDHHHHHQDLMTMSMCMDNSSSSTSSSTMHTHHHAMVFGDPFSMVTNNNNNHYEMATGVAGFHGAIAGDLPLGNSFHGGDYGGMLDEESTDKMGLESDLSLPPLESSIRSTEEIIIINSNNNASSIDDMKSHNNHFNNNNNTNNDSCFNNTDNQVLNNNNCSNEEDLFGFGNHGQVENLRMGEWDFEGLMQDISYFPSLDFQV